Sequence from the Sulfuricurvum sp. IAE1 genome:
GTGTTTTGGTACCCCGAGCGGATAAACGCCTGCTCTTCGGGGGTGCGGATATCGATCACGACAATCGAGGGGTCTTTCCGGATTGCCTCAACAAACGCTTCAGGTTTAAGGAAGATCGTACTGTTAGCAAACGCTTCAAACGTCAGCTTGCCGTAAAAAGCATCGAGTTTTTTCGCCAGATCGGCATCATAGGCCGACGCCGGGAGGGAAAATGCCACCAGTGCGGAGGCCAAAAAAAGTTTCACTTTCATCGTGCTATCTTATCCTTCGTATCAGTATTGTTGTCCGAAGAATAGCGACACCCAACTAAATCTATAATAACTTGGCCATATTATAAAGATACGTTTCGATTATGGC
This genomic interval carries:
- a CDS encoding rhodanese-like domain-containing protein produces the protein MKVKLFLASALVAFSLPASAYDADLAKKLDAFYGKLTFEAFANSTIFLKPEAFVEAIRKDPSIVVIDIRTPEEQAFIRSGYQNTLSIPLSELFEAKNLDQIPSDKRLVILCHSATRAFPAALNLKMLGFSNVQVLEQGIVGMAQVSAPKTCPVK